A region of the Curvibacter sp. AEP1-3 genome:
CGCTCGCTGGCAATACGCAAGAGTGCGCCAAACGCCGGGCGGCCCAAGAGCTCTTGCGGGTTTGGTGGCACTGCTCCTGCGGGGAGCACTGCTAAACCGGGTAGGCCGGGAACCAGCTGGGCTACTTCCAAACCGGCCCGACCGGCTAGCACTCCCGATAGGCCAACGCTCTTGCCCAAGCGAAAAAGCTTTTGTTGCCCGCCGCCCGCCGCAGAGCGAAGGTCTGCGTCAATCAGCAGCGTGCGCTCGCCTTGTTGGGCAAACACCACCGCCAAGTTGCCCGCTAAAAAGCTGCGGCCTTCTTTCTTGCCGGGGCTAACTACTGCCAGAACCTTGCGGTCAGGGTCAGTGTTGAACCAGCGCAGCATGAGTTGGCTGCGCACAGCTCTCAGGTTCTCGCCAACTCTGCTGAAGGGTTTGTACGCTGCGACCAGCTCGGGGCTCAGCGTGTTGTCACTATCGCTGAGGTACGAGTAGTCGAATTGCTTGGAGAGCGCAAAGTCAATGTCGTCTTTGGTGAGCACGCGCAGGGCGATGGCGGCTTCACCGAAAGGGACACGGTCTTTTTGTTGACGCTCGAGCACGCGGGCAGCGTCTTCCTGACTGAGGCGGCCTGTAGCGACAAGAATGGAGCCGATCGAGTTGCTGGAGCTCAATGGAGCAGTAGATGGAATGGAGTCGTTCATGCCAGGAGTCCAGCGGAGTTGTGTTTGAGTTTGAGCATGCCAGTGGCTGAGCTGACGGAGCCCAGGACTGGTAGTTCCAGTACCTCAACGAGATCTTCGGTAGAGCGGATCTTGCGGTTGGCAAGTTCAAGAATCAAAGCAAATCCAATCCCCAGGAAAGTGCCCAGAAAAACCGATACGAGGATGTTTATCATGACGCGTGGCTTGCTGGCACTGGTAGGGGCA
Encoded here:
- the epsG gene encoding chain length determinant protein tyrosine kinase EpsG, with the protein product MNDSIPSTAPLSSSNSIGSILVATGRLSQEDAARVLERQQKDRVPFGEAAIALRVLTKDDIDFALSKQFDYSYLSDSDNTLSPELVAAYKPFSRVGENLRAVRSQLMLRWFNTDPDRKVLAVVSPGKKEGRSFLAGNLAVVFAQQGERTLLIDADLRSAAGGGQQKLFRLGKSVGLSGVLAGRAGLEVAQLVPGLPGLAVLPAGAVPPNPQELLGRPAFGALLRIASERFDVIIIDTPAGSEYADAELVAARAGAAVLVAKQNQTKLPQTAQFARRLQDSGVALVGSVLNES